ACCGACACAGCACGTGGGCCCACTGGTCTTCCCGCCGAGCTTGCCCTGGATATGCGGTGCAAATGTGGGAACGGGATTTGGCGCGCGCTCTTACGGCAGAGATCCCACCCCGGCACGTcacgctgcgcgacgcgcgcccgGTGTTATCCCCAGCCCAGGTCTGGAGCTCCCGCGCACATACCGTTGCCGCGCGCAGTAGGGGGGGATTTTCAGCGCACCGGAATCCCATCTTGGCCCGTTGCAGCCTTCTGCAGATGACCATGTGCGACGTGCGCGCTTCACGCGATGGGCACATCCTTCGTATGTTCACCGTCCGGGAAGCACGTCTGTTGCAAAAGGGAACGCGCAGAACCCCGACAGAAGGTCACCGCTGCGGAAGCAAGACCCTCTTCCACTCCCTTCTCCAGGGCAGACAGTCGGCGAAGACACACGGGAAAAAAtccagaaaaaaacgcgtACGTAAGGGCGGCCATGGGCTGCAACATCCCCAGAGCTCTGCCGTTCTCAGCCGCACTGCAGATCAATCAAAGGTGGTGATGCCTTCTGTATGCcggaaaggggggggggcattCCCTACTAGGAAGCACTCGCCCGGTCTGCAACACCTACACAACCAATGAATGCGGCTGTGTGTGGTGCCCACGTCGTAATTAGGTGTTAACTAGGTGAGTACTCGAGATTTCCGGATATTGCGGCTTGGTGAAGTccagcaggcgacggcggaacaGAAATAGTCTAAGACTCGCCCTCGCAGCGCTCACACGCGTGGCCGAAGGCCTATGACCCGCACGTAGTGATACGGGCGCCTAAAGAAGTCTTTGGTTGGCTTCTGGGTTCGGCGCGGGCCCCCTCTATTGACTCTGTTCCATGCTGCTCGCGCTATCACACCGCAGTTTTGTTTCTGCGTCGACAATAATTCCGTTAACACACTCGGGGATCAAAAGCGCTCCCGTTGTAGCGCTCCATGCCGTCGTCACCCAcagctccggcgccgcgggatcGCTTCGGCGGACAACGTGTACTCAGTACACACCAGAGAGCGCCACATTCGTTGCAAAGAAATCGACGCAAGGCCCAGTGGTCGTCGCCACGACCATGCTAGTCGGTACGAGCTTGCTCCCGCAAAAAGAGGAACGAAACCACCATTTGCTTGGCATCTCTCTGCTTTCCCCCACCGCTCCCTCACGCgttgccgccggcggcgtcacGGACAGATAGCTCCCGCAaagcgaagcgaggcgcctgTTGCGGCGTGCCAGGAGACCGCGTCCAGAAGAACCTGCAATAAGCAAGCCAACAtttctcttcctccctcAACGCCGCAGCAAAACCCGAAATCTCACGGCTGCGGGGTGGTGTGCACTTAcccttcctcctcagcgCGTCCGGGGTGCAGGCACGAAGACACAAAAACGTTTCATAGAAACTGAGCGGAGCCGCTATCGACTAGAGGAAGCGATCAGGGTTGAACCAGGCAGCAACTAGGTTTCGCAACTTTTGAGGACATCCAACTCTTCGTCACGCCATATGTTCGTGTGAGGCACCGAATGGACTCTTGTTTCCCGCTTAATTCTGGAGTTTCCAGCTCTGCTATCGGCAAGGGGTCGCAGTTCGTTCGCCAGCCCCACGACACAGTGAACAGCTCAGCATTCGAGAGGCAACGCTCACTCGCCCTGCATGCAATTGTTTTTGACGCCCCGAAATAAgtcgcaggcagcgaagTGACCGTGATTTCTTCGATGCAAAAGACTGTTGGCGCAGGTTGCAATCGCCGTCGCACGCCCGCGACAAGCCGGTAAGGGAGCCGAACTGGGTATGCAGCCTTTCTTCAACGGGGCAGCAGCAAACCGTTATCACCGCGAAGCGATACTCTCCTTCAGGAGTTTTTTTGGGGGGTTCTGCGTAGTCTGGTGGCCCCGAGCGACTACAAGTGACTGGCGTCAACCTCCCaagagcgccgctgcgtctgagCGTACATGATTCGTGTGCTCGGGCTTGCTGAGCGGTGAATCTCTTTACACGTCGAGATATTCCGTTGTTCGTGTGCGTGATCAAAGCACAAATCACAGCCTAAACTTTCAACCGGCAGCGGAACATTCTTCAGAGCTGCTTATCCCGTGAGATAACTTCGCTAGCGAGGTCCTCGGCGTCCCAGAGCTGTTTTTACAAGACCATACAAAATTGCCCGTCCCAGTAGACGGCGGAACAGTTCCTTGTCGCGAATACGACGGCTACATTACAAGGGGGATCGCGCACACTAGCAGCAGTTCTTCTTGTCACGCAACTCTCGCTCGAGTTTACGCCAGCGATAGTTCCGTTGCGGTATGACATTCCTTGAAAGGTTTGCTGCGCGTTCCAGGCGGGGCGCTCTTATCGCTGAGATAGACGCTATCGTCCGCGGAACTGCCGTTCAGGAATAACGGACTACGGACAATTAGGAGGTCGTGTGTATGAAGACACTGGTAGCGGGAAAGTTATTAAACATGTGCGCCTGGCAGCGTCAGACGCTGGGGCCTGATGAATTCCCCTGCGAAAGTTCTTCCGCTGGGGCAGCCTCCGAACGACACGCGTCGCCACAGGCACTGCGACGGTTGCGACCCCAAGCTTGTCACATACGGCTGTGTATGCGCAGCATATAGTTACAAACATGCACGACGAGTGAACCTCGCCAGCAAAGGCCGGAGGAACGAGTGAACGCAGGCGCCTGGAGAGGCGTTCACGCGTTCTGATCAACGAGGGCCATAACCGTTCTAGCGGATGGCTTTCCGTCGTCCTGGAACGGATCTGCGTCTACCGGGCGGCCTCAGCTTCACTCGTACGTGGACAAACTGTCTGAAGGAGGTGCCGAGTCGTTTTGGCCCCAGCGTGCCGAGATCGTCTGCGTTTTCGTAAAGAAATCGACGCCCATCTTCCCGTTGAAGTGAAGCGCCCCACGCATGCTGTTGTTCCAGCCAGTGAAGGAAAAACTGGGAAGCGGCAGCGGTATCGGGACATTGATCCCGACCTGCAGGAGGGCAGTTACCAAACAACACCACCCAAGACAAGCAGCTGACGCCCCAACGGAGACTCATCCTTCAAGAAGGGCAGACAGCCTCCCTCTGTCTCAAAGGCGCAATGAGCCAAaatggaggtgctgatacaatccgacGTTGAGGAATCCCAGTGCCTCAGCCGCTCGCAGAGCCAGGATGGTTACAGAAGGCGCGAGGATGACCTTAGGAATCGACTCACTTGCCCAACAGAAACTGATTGCTGGAAGAAACGCGCCGTCGAGCCACTCCTTGTGAAAACAGCTGTGCCGTTTCCCTGAAAATCCAAGCGCAAACCAGCGATAAACACGATACAGAGGACACCGGGGAGACTGCGCGTTCCCGTTGTCTTTCGGAGGAGGACACGTACCAAGGAGCGTGCAGCAGCACACAGGGCTGCGCGAAAGAGAGCAGTTGTCACGAGAGGTGTGCCCCCTGCTGTTTCCTCctgccctcccccctcccctcccccctagCTTTGCCATGATAGCGCGACTTACATATTTGCTGCTGTTCACTAGAGCGATTGCTTCCTCGATGGACGCGACTTTCTTGACACACAGGACGGGCCCGAAGAGTTCCTCCTGGCCACAGACAAGATGCCGGTGCAACGCGAACAGATATGCGGTCGGCATGGAGCTGATCACCGCGCAGGACGCTTTGCAATCGACTTGCAAACGGAGGTGCGTGACTGTGGACTGCACACGCGGCTCAAAACAGGGTTTTCGGAATGTTTTTGAATCGGCTCCTGCTTTCATCGGAGCAACGGAACTGCAGAATCTGTGGTTCTTGTTTTGTATCAGGGTGTTCGTTGCGGATGTCTCCGGCCTCTTCGAGAAGCCTAGCGCCTGTGCACTCGTTTTTGCTGCTGCGTGGCAAGTGCGTCCGTCCATAGGCCGTCAGCCATCTTCACAGCAGCGAGGGCGGTACATAGATAGAGCCGTAGATCACATACCGTGTACGCAGTGATGTTGAGGTGAGGGATCTCGAGCACAGTCGGGCCGAGGAATGTACCGTTGGGATGCCCCTCGACGACCGAGTGAAGTCCGTCGAGGACAACCTTCGCGCCTTCACGCACGCTCTGCTTCACAGCTTCTTTGATGCGGATCCTCGATTCCTTGGAAATCAAAGGCCCAACGTCGACGCTCGGGTCGTCAGCGGCCCCGACTGAATACACCACGCCGGCCAATGCTCACATCTGAATGCGCACCCCAGCTGGCCTCGTGTACCACAGCGGAAAGCGTCATACACACCAGAGAGAGTTCTCTTGGTGGTATGGGCGAGTGGACCTGCTCAGCGTCCATCATCCGTGAAATATATCTGTTTGCATTCAGGGGAGGAAACAGACAAACCCCTTCGTGCCACGGACGCATCTCTTGAGTGAAGTCCACACTACACCTCCGGGCGGAAAGACGCCTCAACGCACCACCACACCCACGCGGCCTCGACGTCGCCAGTTAACGTCGCGAGACGCTCAGGCAGCTTTGCCTGGACACAGAGGGCGCGACTGTAGGAAGCAGCACAACATCGAGCATTTCTTAGTTGATGTTTTCGAGTTCGTGGGGATAGACCTGCCTTTCAAAGCGCTTGCCCGTAGCAAGAGGTCCTCCAACCAGTTGCCGGCCTCGCCGACCAACAACACGACGGAAATTGACATGCAGCGCTGGCCGGCGTcaccgaaggccgcggaaaCCACTCCATTGAGGGCTTCTTCCCTGTCTGCATCTGCGGAATACGCACAGGAGCTAACAAAGACGGACCCGTGATGTGCGATTCCTGCGCAATTATCACCGCGTGCAGTAGGTGCTTTCCCGGAAGTCTGCTGCCCGAAGGTAATTTTACGGTATTGGCCACCTCGAGAAGTGTGCCAGTTAGCGCTGGCAGTAATCGTGGTGACTTGCGTGGAGGCTAGAGCAACGCAGACTGTCTCTCATGGCGCCTGTTGGCTGCAGGGCGAGGCAGGTGACTAATGCCTACAGGTGAACTTACCCGGCATGATTACGGCATGGTTTTTGGCTCCCATGTTGCACTGGGCTCGTTTCCCAGACTCTCCACAGAGCTTGTAGATCTGTTCACCTGATGCATGCGGCAACAACATAGCAGAAACGTGTTTCCGGACTCCCACATGAGTATCGCAAACCACGACATGAAGCATCGAACCAAGTATTTCCGCACGTACGATGCTCCATTGCAGATACACGAAACACATCATTTCTCTGGGCGCGTCACGTCCCGATGCTCTTGAAAGTAGCGTGATATGGCATTTGACGAAACGGACCAGCGCCCTATCAGAGGGACTTGCCTGCTCGGTTACTCCCGACGAAAGAGACTGCACTGATCGTGGGATCCGCGCATAGCAGTTTCGCTGTCCGCGCGTCTCCATGCTGCATCATCACAGGACGAGTGTGGCACGCAACGTAGCCTGAACACGCGACTACGAAGGCGCAATCCCTTGCTCTTCGGAAGTCGATATTCCCCCACAGCCACTCCCCCCGGCGATATAGACGTCGTGTGAATGCCACGCTTTTAACGCGTGCGGCAACGGCAAGAGTACCGAAGCATCACGTCGCCGAAGATCCCCTGGTGATGTTCAAGAGCGTGCCTGTCCAGTGGTCCGAACCCAGCCCACTGGTCAAGGATGCTTTGGCCCGTTTGCCCGTGCAAATACACGGAAGGAAGCGACAGGCCTGCCGGGTTGCGATGCCCCTCTACGACTGACGCACAACCCCCAGATAGGAATGTGTTCTGGTTAATGTCCTTGCCCTGCTTCTGGCTGAAACAACCCGCTCGAAGGGGAGAACTGGCGACTCAGAAGGACCGACCTGCTCGCCATCATGTCAAGCCAGTAACGGAGATGCCACTGCACCAACAGGCGAAGCCCTGACCCAGGACGCTACGCAGTAGCACCCCCGCCCGGCATAGCTGGAAAGACCTACCACGACGTTCACAACTCCTTTTGGCCAGCCAGCTGCCTTAACAAAACTCATGAGTTTCATCGCCGCCAGTGGCGTCCGCTCAGAAGGCTTCAGTAGGAATGTATTGCCAGCCAGGCAGGCGATAGGGAACATCCATAATGGAATCTGCCAGGTAACACAGACCACCGCCACCACAGTCGGGCCACCGGTGTTTCTGTGGGTGACCCAGCGTGGTGGAGGTCTCCAGCAGTAACAAAAGTGGAGCGACGGTCTATGCAAACACTGAAAGTCCGTCATCGCCAAAAGATCTCCACTGGCTTATTGGACCGATGCTGACTCAGCGCCACCGTAGGGAACATTGAGAtgcctctcgccgcccacCGTGGCAGCGGGGACACAATGCCCTTGTGGGTTCTTATCAGTAAGACGCTTGTTGAGTCAGCGAAAACCTTTATTTCTTTTATGATGGCACACCTCTGTAAGGCAGGCGGCTTACCATAGCAGGGAAGTTGAACGGCGTTATGCCGGTACACACACCAAGTGGGAGCTTGTACGTAAAGCAgtccgtcgcctctgtcaCGTTGTGCATGGTCTCTCCCCGAAGGAAAGAGGCAACTGACAGGCTTTCGTCGACAGCCTCGATGCCTCGTTGAACTTCAGCTCGCGCGTTTCGCAGCGTCTTCCCTTGTTCTGGGCACAGTGTAGTTCAACAGATGGATTTTGGTCTACGGAGTTTCTAGCCTTACTTCGTGACTTCCCCTCATGATGGCGGCAGCCTCCCTCCGTCCTAGCAGAGCAGCTGCACAATGAAAAGCTGCAGTGTCTGCCTTCAGCATTTCGCTTGTGCGCAGAgtccctaaaccctaaactttCTGCGGAGCATAGAACGATCAATCCATGCCAAAGAGGGTGCTCTTAAGGAGCAAACGCCCCCGGCTACTGGCTCCTCCCGCTTCCTCCTTGCTCTGCTCATGCAGGTTCCACTGCTGTCTGACGATCGAAGTCGCAGACAGCAAGCATTCAAACTGGCAGCTTCGCACCTGAAGGAGCTGGTGGTGCCAGATGCACAGGGGCGCACCCGACGGTCGCTCGTGCGAGTCAGTTTTGGCAAAAATGGCCAGATCATGGACACCTTTTGCCGCTGTCAGACTCCACAAAGCACGTCGTCACCATCCCTCGAGGATGTCTGGTACAGCTCATACGACACAGCACCCTCTACTGATGTGGCAATACAGTGAAGTAATTCCGCTTCACCGATGCTCCACCCACCGTAGGTTATGATGTCTGCAAGTTCCTCTTTCCCACTCTCCAGCGCGTTCAAAAAAGAAAGTAGAAACTTCTTCCTTTTCGACAGGCTGAGGCGCTGCCATCCGGGAAGTGCTGCTTTGCAGCTCTGGATCGCAGCGCGGACCTCGGTTTCCGACGGTTGTGGATTCACCGCCAACAGATCCTGTTTGAACAAACAAATGTCGGTAGTGGA
Above is a window of Besnoitia besnoiti strain Bb-Ger1 chromosome Unknown contig00007, whole genome shotgun sequence DNA encoding:
- a CDS encoding putative methylmalonate-semialdehyde dehydrogenase [acylating] (encoded by transcript BESB_072840) yields the protein MARPSAWSSLLQPERCALVTPMAIVLPRIWYFSAMWRERDLFGYRRLETRAMSTCMGRLVPFMKDGKVPMFIDNEFVTSRTNIVDKNQVHLVHCPSTNDLLAVNPQPSETEVRAAIQSCKAALPGWQRLSLSKRKKFLLSFLNALESGKEELADIITYEQGKTLRNARAEVQRGIEAVDESLSVASFLRGETMHNVTEATDCFTYKLPLGVCTGITPFNFPAMIPLWMFPIACLAGNTFLLKPSERTPLAAMKLMSFVKAAGWPKGVVNVVHGDARTAKLLCADPTISAVSFVGSNRAGEQIYKLCGESGKRAQCNMGAKNHAVIMPDADREEALNGVVSAAFGDAGQRCMSISVVLLVGEAGNWLEDLLLRASALKVGAADDPSVDVGPLISKESRIRIKEAVKQSVREGAKVVLDGLHSVVEGHPNGTFLGPTVLEIPHLNITAYTEELFGPVLCVKKVASIEEAIALVNSSKYGNGTAVFTRSGSTARFFQQSVSVGQVGINVPIPLPLPSFSFTGWNNSMRGALHFNGKMGVDFFTKTQTISARWGQNDSAPPSDSLSTYE